In one Silene latifolia isolate original U9 population chromosome 10, ASM4854445v1, whole genome shotgun sequence genomic region, the following are encoded:
- the LOC141606458 gene encoding uncharacterized protein LOC141606458 isoform X4: MDSELALMNPGLSAKDWTPLVTLEQTDRLSIYSRQAATMSLSTKFTVYTWQCWDFALEGITDCSSLAPLLRTLPQVKVMDVNREKFIAEMESESKDDEDPIQQTELPHDLISEMLLT; this comes from the exons ATGGATTCAGAGCTAGCACTGATGAATCCGGGTTTATCGGCTAAAGACTGGACTCCTCTTGTAACATTGGAACAAACTGACAGACTTTCTATATATA GCCGGCAAGCCGCAACAATGTCTTTATCTACCAAATTCACTGTTTACACA TGGCAGTGTTGGGATTTCGCATTAGAGGGGATTACTGACTGTAGTTCTCTCGCTCCGCTACTAAGGACCTTGCCACAAGTCAAAGTCAT GGATGTCAATCGGGAAAAATTTATAGCAGAGATGGAAAGTGAAAGCAAGGATGATGAAGATCCAATACAGCAAACTGAGCTGCCACATGATTTGATATCTGAGATGTTGTTAACATGA
- the LOC141606458 gene encoding uncharacterized protein LOC141606458 isoform X3, which translates to MDSELALMNPGLSAKDWTPLVTLEQTDRLSIYKFGFFSFGVRYISTGRQAATMSLSTKFTVYTWQCWDFALEGITDCSSLAPLLRTLPQVKVMDVNREKFIAEMESESKDDEDPIQQTELPHDLISEMLLT; encoded by the exons ATGGATTCAGAGCTAGCACTGATGAATCCGGGTTTATCGGCTAAAGACTGGACTCCTCTTGTAACATTGGAACAAACTGACAGACTTTCTATATATA AATTCGGATTTTTCTCATTTGGAGTACGTTATATCTCGACAGGCCGGCAAGCCGCAACAATGTCTTTATCTACCAAATTCACTGTTTACACA TGGCAGTGTTGGGATTTCGCATTAGAGGGGATTACTGACTGTAGTTCTCTCGCTCCGCTACTAAGGACCTTGCCACAAGTCAAAGTCAT GGATGTCAATCGGGAAAAATTTATAGCAGAGATGGAAAGTGAAAGCAAGGATGATGAAGATCCAATACAGCAAACTGAGCTGCCACATGATTTGATATCTGAGATGTTGTTAACATGA
- the LOC141606458 gene encoding F-box/kelch-repeat protein At3g23880-like isoform X2: MSHENGQIDLVNVEVDFGLDENMVLVGTCNGLVGLGSTSGSLFIVWNPITGEFCKYLDPEISDFTTGGGCMVTWGFGYVSAVDDYKFVRLCKKVFRESIRVHVYSTRFDKMKRIDNDTCDNFFGLRIAERLHRPGVLVNETLYWMGGVPPMLDGLPRKILSFDLASEIFDTFPHLEVSTPPSTCDTDKDECFDELLCVVNGCLSKYGRRVTSGEYVVTVLKSPGEKEEIILSRDLADWMYDDLIGSVGGNKIFTQFYGDSALRLGVFDVTLQPLKHTLLMILDRGPKIEIVSYCPKSYFT; the protein is encoded by the coding sequence ATGTCTCACGAAAATGGCCAAATTGACTTGGTCAACGTGGAGGTTGACTTTGGTTTAGATGAGAATATGGTCTTGGTGGGGACTTGTAATGGGTTGGTTGGTTTAGGATCAACTTCTGGTAGTTTGTTCATTGTATGGAATCCAATAACGGGCGAATTTTGCAAATATTTGGACCCGGAAATCTCCGACTTCACTACCGGAGGAGGGTGTATGGTCACTTGGGGATTTGGGTATGTTTCTGCAGTTGATGATTACAAGTTTGTTAGGCTATGCAAAAAAGTGTTTAGGGAATCGATAAGGGTTCACGTTTACTCGACAAGGTTTGACAAAATGAAAAGAATCGACAATGATACTTGTGATAATTTCTTTGGTTTGAGAATAGCTGAGCGCTTACATAGACCAGGGGTACTGGTTAATGAGACTCTGTATTGGATGGGCGGCGTGCCACCCATGCTAGATGGATTGCCAAGGAAAATTCTTTCCTTTGATCTAGCATCTGAGATTTTTGACACATTTCCTCACCTCGAGGTGAGCACACCGCCTTCAACATGTGATACAGATAAAGATGAATGTTTTGATGAGTTATTATGTGTTGTAAATGGGTGTTTATCTAAGTACGGTAGACGTGTTACAAGTGGTGAGTATGTCGTAACCGTGTTGAAAAGTCCtggagaaaaggaagaaattatTCTTTCTAGGGATTTGGCTGATTGGATGTACGATGACTTAATTGGATCCGTCGGAGGTAACAAGATCTTCACACAATTTTACGGTGATTCTGCACTACGTTTAGGGGTTTTCGACGTAACTTTGCAGCCTTTGAAGCATACGTTGTTGATGATCCTTGATAGAGGGCCAAAAATTGAGATTGTTAGTTATTGTCCCAAGTCTTATTTCACTTAA
- the LOC141609395 gene encoding ubiquitin-ribosomal protein eL40 fusion protein-like, which produces MKIFVKTVAGRTITLDVESTHTIEDVVNKIQENEGIPSFQNCLILDGKRLQNSHTLANCGIKNESTLHLEWLRSGGSQYEWWWTARRNGRALALKFHLDKKICCKCYARLPAKATNCRKKKCGHSNQLREKKGYRNWRRILS; this is translated from the exons atgaaaatatttGTAAAAACTGTTGCCGGTAGAACCATCACTTTAGATGTTGAATCCACTCATACAATTGAAGATGTCGTAAATAAGATCCAAGAAAACGAAG GTATTCCCTCGTTTCAAAATTGTTTGATTTTAGATGGAAAGCGGCTGCAAAATAGTCATACCCTAGCTAATTGTGGCATCAAGAATG AATCAACACTTCATCTTGAATGGCTAAGATCAGGAGGGTCTCAGTATGAATGGTGGTGGACGGCCCGGCGTAATGGCCGGGCATTGGCTCTTAAATTCCATCTAGACAAGAAGATTTGCTGCAA ATGTTATGCTCGTCTTCCTGCAAAAGCCACCAATTGTCGAAAGAAGAAATGCGGACATAGCAATCAGTTACGGGAGAAGAAGGGTTATCGTAATTGGAGGCGTATACTAAGCTAG